The Aquitalea magnusonii region CACTTTCGCCATGTATGGCGGTTTGCGCTTGTACAGTGCCTTCCAGCCCATCATGCATGCGCAAACCCGCCAGCCGTTTGCCCATGAGGCCCTGCTGCGGGTGATCGATCGTGATGGTCAGCCCATGGCCATCGACCGGTTTTTTGCCCGCGCCAGTTGTGCCGAGGAACTGGTGTACCTGGACCGCCTGAGCCGGGTGGTGCATGCGCTGAATTTTTCCAGTCAGGCCGAGGCGGGTGAGTTGCTGTTCCTGAATGTGCATGGGCGGCATTTGCTCAGCATTGCCAGCGGCAAGCACGGCACCACCTTCGAAACCCTGTTGAGTTATTGCGGCTTGCGGCCGGAGCAGGTGGTGCTGGAAATCGTTGAATCGGAAATAGACGACCTCGTCTTGCTGGATGCGGCCATCAACAGCTACAAACGCAAGGGCTTTCGCATTGCCATCGACGATTTTGGTGCCGGCCATTCCAATTTTGACCGGCTGTGGCAGTTGACGCCTGACCTGGTGAAGCTTGATCGCAGCCTGTTGACACAGTCCATGGTGAACCCGCGGGCGCGTACGGTATTGCCCGGCTTGATCGGCATGATTGGCGCACTGGGTGCCCAAGTGGTGTGCGAGGGGGTGGAAACCGA contains the following coding sequences:
- a CDS encoding EAL domain-containing protein, which encodes MQLNRLLGYFNQWPAGVAQHRPTLNFSDHGTFAMYGGLRLYSAFQPIMHAQTRQPFAHEALLRVIDRDGQPMAIDRFFARASCAEELVYLDRLSRVVHALNFSSQAEAGELLFLNVHGRHLLSIASGKHGTTFETLLSYCGLRPEQVVLEIVESEIDDLVLLDAAINSYKRKGFRIAIDDFGAGHSNFDRLWQLTPDLVKLDRSLLTQSMVNPRARTVLPGLIGMIGALGAQVVCEGVETEAQHQLVVESGAALLQGFYYARPAVVLFSPRKDTHAA